One segment of Ricinus communis isolate WT05 ecotype wild-type chromosome 8, ASM1957865v1, whole genome shotgun sequence DNA contains the following:
- the LOC8273713 gene encoding mitogen-activated protein kinase kinase 10: MTLVRERRHRQPLNISLPPPSPAALFHHIHTHHLPLPPVPPSSSDITSPDSTAIDSLSDLERLTTLGHGNGGIVYKVRHRPTGSIFALKVLRFDNNTATICRQAAREAEILKRVDSPYIVRCYAVFNSENYLGFAMEHMERGSLNDVLLVSKRLPENVISGVAWRVLHGLQYLHRVQIVHGDIKPSNLLINAEGDVKIADFGVSRVVVGKHDYHEAHMGTRAYMSPERFDPEGWDGDNADGYSGDVWSLGVVVLECLVGHYPLIGSGEKPDWAALVCAICSGKRLELPANASPELQSFLQRCLEKEWNKRGTVDELLDHPFVNKSCCDQGLPGLDLQA, encoded by the coding sequence ATGACATTGGTTAGAGAAAGAAGGCATCGGCAACCGCTAAACATATCCCTACCTCCACCATCACCAGCTGCTCTCTTCCACCATATTCATACCCACCACCTCCCGCTGCCACCAGTACCGCCATCCTCATCAGATATCACCAGTCCAGACTCTACGGCCATCGACAGCCTCTCTGATCTTGAAAGACTGACGACTCTTGGCCATGGTAATGGTGGAATTGTTTACAAAGTACGACACAGGCCTACCGGCTCCATCTTTGCTTTGAAAGTCCTCCGTTTTGACAATAACACCGCCACCATTTGCCGACAGGCTGCCCGGGAGGCAGAGATTCTTAAACGCGTGGATTCACCTTATATTGTTCGATGCTATGCAGTGTTCAACAGCGAGAATTACCTGGGCTTTGCAATGGAACACATGGAAAGAGGATCACTAAATGATGTTTTGCTTGTAAGTAAAAGATTGCCTGAGAATGTTATTTCTGGTGTGGCATGGCGTGTGTTGCATGGCTTGCAGTATCTGCACAGAGTTCAGATAGTACATGGAGACATAAAGCCATCTAACCTACTAATTAACGCTGAAGGGGATGTGAAAATTGCAGATTTTGGAGTGAGTCGGGTTGTGGTAGGCAAACACGATTATCATGAGGCACACATGGGCACACGTGCATACATGAGCCCTGAAAGGTTTGACCCTGAAGGATGGGATGGAGATAATGCAGATGGATATTCTGGAGATGTTTGGTCACTTGGGGTGGTAGTTTTAGAGTGCCTCGTCGGTCATTATCCATTGATTGGTTCCGGAGAAAAACCAGATTGGGCGGCACTGGTGTGTGCAATATGCTCTGGGAAGAGATTGGAATTGCCGGCGAATGCATCACCGGAATTGCAGAGCTTTTTACAGAGGTGCCTTGAGAAAGAGTGGAACAAGAGAGGGACGGTTGATGAGCTTCTTGATCACCCTTTCGTAAATAAGAGTTGCTGCGATCAAGGGCTGCCTGGTCTTGATTTGCAGGCTTAA